The sequence AAAGCGTGAGGAAGTAGAGCGTGGGCAAGTGTTGGCAAAGCCAGGCTCAATTACTCCGCACACTAAGTTCAAGGGGGAGATTTATATTTTGACGAAAGAGGAAGGTGGTAGACATACGCCATTTTTTAAGGGCTACCGACCGCAGTTTTACTTCCGTACGACAGACGTAACAGGTTCAATTGAGTTACCAGCGGGAGTGGAGATGGTGATGCCGGGAGATAATATTTCGGTAACGGTAGAGTTAATTACGCCGATTGCGATGGACAAGGAGCTACGTTTTGCGATTCGCGAAGGTGGACGTACTGTCGGGGCGGGTGTTGTTGCG is a genomic window of bacterium containing:
- the tuf gene encoding elongation factor Tu (EF-Tu; promotes GTP-dependent binding of aminoacyl-tRNA to the A-site of ribosomes during protein biosynthesis; when the tRNA anticodon matches the mRNA codon, GTP hydrolysis results; the inactive EF-Tu-GDP leaves the ribosome and release of GDP is promoted by elongation factor Ts; many prokaryotes have two copies of the gene encoding EF-Tu), which codes for KREEVERGQVLAKPGSITPHTKFKGEIYILTKEEGGRHTPFFKGYRPQFYFRTTDVTGSIELPAGVEMVMPGDNISVTVELITPIAMDKELRFAIREGGRTVGAGVVAEIIA